A window of Apium graveolens cultivar Ventura chromosome 8, ASM990537v1, whole genome shotgun sequence contains these coding sequences:
- the LOC141677266 gene encoding elongation factor 2 — MVKFTAEELRRIMDLKQNIRNMSVIAHVDHGKSTLTDSLVAAAGIIAQETAGDVRMTDTRADEAERGITIKSTGISLYYEMSDESLASFKGERKGNEYLINLIDSPGHVDFSSEVTAALRITDGALVVVDCIEGVCVQTETVLRQALGERIRPVLTVNKMDRCFLELQVDGEDAYQTYQRVIENANVIMATYEDPLLGDVQVYPEKGTVAFSAGLHGWAFTLTNFAKMYASKFGVDEAKMMERLWGENFFDPATKKWTTKNTGSATCKRGFVQFCYEPIKQIISTCMNDQKDKLWPMLKKLGVTMKSDEKDLMGKPLMKRVMQTWLPASTALLEMMIFHLPSPATAQKYRVENLYEGPLDDVYANAIRNCDPEGPLMLYVSKMIPASDKGRFFAFGRVFAGKVSTGLKVRIMGPNFVPGEKKDLYVKSVQRTVIWMGKKQETVEDVPCGNTVALVGLDQFITKNATLTNEKEVDAHPIKAMKFSVSPVVRVAVQCKVASDLPKLVEGLKRLSKSDPMVVCTIEESGEHIIAGAGELHLEICLKDLQDDFMGGAEIIQSDPVVSFRETVLEKSVRTVMSKSPNKHNRLYMEARPLEEGLAEAIDEGRIGPRDDPKIRSKILAEEFGWDKDLAKKIWCFGPETTGPNMVVDMCKGVQYLNEIKDSVVAGFQWASKEGALCEENMRGICFEVCDVVLHADAIHRGGGQVIPTARRVIYASQLTAKPRLLEPVYLVEIQAPEGALGGIYSVLNQKRGHVFEEMQRPGTPLYNIKAYLPVVESFGFSAQLRAATSGQAFPQSVFDHWDMMSSDPLEVGSQASTLVTDIRKRKGLKQQMTPLSDFEDKL, encoded by the exons ATG GTGAAGTTTACAGCAGAGGAGCTCCGAAGGATCATGGACTTGAAACAGAACATTCGTAATATGTCTGTTATTGCTCATGTTGACCATG GGAAATCGACACTTACTGATTCTCTTGTGGCTGCTGCTGGTATCATTGCACAAGAAACTGCTGGGGATGTCCGCATGACTGATACTCGAGCTGATGAAGCTGAGCGTGGTATTACCATCAAGTCTACTGGTATCTCTCTTTACTATGAGATGTCAGATGAATCTCTGGCAAGTTTTAAAGGAGAGCGCAAGGGGAATGAGTATCTCATCAATCTTATAGATTCCCCCGGACACGTTGACTTCTCATCAGAAGTCACAGCAGCTCTCCGTATCACTGATGGTGCACTTGTCGTCGTTGATTGCATTGAAGGTGTTTGTGTCCAAACAGAAACTGTCCTTAGACAAGCTCTTGGTGAGAGGATTCGACCTGTTTTGACTGTTAACAAGATGGACAGGTGTTTCCTTGAGCTCCAGGTTGACGGTGAGGATGCTTACCAAACATATCAAAGAGTTATTGAGAATGCAAATGTGATCATGGCAACCTATGAAGATCCCCTCCTTGGTGACGTTCAGGTTTACCCTGAGAAAGGAACTGTTGCTTTCTCAGCTGGGTTACATGGGTGGGCTTTCACTCTAACTAACTTCGCAAAGATGTATGCCTCTAAGTTTGGTGTTGACGAGGCTAAGATGATGGAAAGGCTCTGGGGTGAAAATTTCTTTGATCCTGCTACCAAAAAGTGGACGACCAAGAATACCGGAAGTGCCACATGCAAACGTGGGTTTGTGCAGTTCTGTTATGAACCCATCAAGCAGATAATTAGTACCTGCATGAACGATCAGAAAGATAAGCTATGGCCTATGTTGAAGAAACTTGGTGTTACCATGAAGTCTGATGAGAAGGATCTGATGGGAAAGCCCTTGATGAAACGTGTCATGCAAACCTGGCTTCCTGCAAGTACTGCCCTATTGGAAATGATGATATTCCATCTGCCCTCTCCTGCAACAGCTCAAAAGTACCGTGTTGAAAATTTGTACGAGGGACCACTTGATGATGTTTATGCTAATGCTATTAGAAACTGTGATCCTGAAGGACCACTTATGCTTTATGTTTCTAAGATGATTCCAGCTTCTGACAAAGGAAGGTTTTTTGCATTTGGTCGTGTGTTTGCTGGCAAGGTCTCCACTGGGTTGAAGGTCAGGATCATgggtccaaactttgttcctGGGGAGAAGAAAGATTTATATGTGAAGAGTGTCCAAAGAACTGTTATTTGGATGGGAAAGAAGCAGGAAACTGTTGAGGATGTGCCATGTGGGAACACAGTTGCCCTGGTTGGTTTAGATCAGTTTATCACCAAGAACGCAACTTTGACAAATGAGAAAGAAGTTGATGCCCATCCCATCAAAGCAATGAAGTTTTCTGTCTCGCCTGTTGTTCGTGTTGCTGTGCAGTGCAAGGTTGCCTCCGACCTTCCCAAACTTGTGGAAGGACTGAAGCGGTTGTCCAAGTCTGATCCTATGGTTGTTTGTACTATTGAAGAGTCTGGAGAGCATATTATTGCTGGTGCTGGGGAACTCCACCTCGAGATTTGCTTGAAGGATTTGCAGGACGACTTCATGGGTGGTGCTGAAATCATTCAGTCAGATCCTGTTGTTTCCTTCCGCGAAACTGTTCTTGAGAAGTCTGTCCGTACTGTGATGAGCAAGTCTCCCAACAAGCATAATCGTTTGTACATGGAAGCTAGACCACTGGAAGAAGGACTTGCGGAGGCTATTGATGAAGGTCGCATTGGTCCAAGGGATGACCCTAAGATCCGATCCAAAATTTTGGCTGAAGAGTTTGGATGGGACAAAGATCTTGCAAAGAAGATCTGGTGTTTTGGTCCTGAGACTACTGGGCCCAATATGGTGGTTGATATGTGTAAGGGAGTACAATACCTTAATGAAATTAAGGATTCTGTTGTTGCTGGTTTCCAGTGGGCATCAAAGGAAGGTGCTTTATGTGAGGAAAATATGCGAGGAATTTGTTTTGAGGTCTGTGATGTTGTTCTCCATGCTGATGCTATTCACAGAGGTGGTGGCCAGGTTATCCCAACTGCAAGGAGGGTTATCTATGCTTCACAGTTAACTGCCAAGCCACGTCTTTTGGAACCAGTGTACCTGGTGGAAATCCAAGCGCCAGAAGGTGCACTTGGTGGTATTTACAGTGTTCTTAATCAAAAGCGTGGGCATGTGTTTGAAGAAATGCAGAGGCCTGGTACACCTCTGTACAACATTAAGGCATACCTTCCTGTTGTCGAGTCCTTTGGATTCTCAGCCCAATTACGAGCTGCTACTTCAGGGCAAGCCTTCCCACAAAGTGTCTTTGATCATTGGGACATGATGAGTTCTGATCCATTGGAGGTTGGATCTCAGGCATCGACTCTCGTAACTGATATCCGCAAGCGCAAGGGCTTGAAGCAACAGATGACACCTCTATCCGACTTTGAGGATAAGCTGTAA